Genomic segment of Salvia hispanica cultivar TCC Black 2014 chromosome 2, UniMelb_Shisp_WGS_1.0, whole genome shotgun sequence:
ggagtatcatttttaatccTTGAGCCTTTACTTGTCTCAGCATATAGATAAAAGATGGAagccaaaaaaatagtaaaagattaaacttttttgaaatttaaataataaaaattttaaaaaaattacgtaaataaaacacaaaaaagttacatatatttaataataagaaactatataattttaaaaatgtaaatatacatattGGACCACAAATGATAAATCCTAGTTTGCATCCAAGGTGCTCGACTAAGGCTCGGTGCCTTTGCTGTTGGGTTTTGAGCATATTCAATTGTCTTTAGACTACACTTTTATAGTAGATTATGTATATATCAGTGCTTCTCTCACcgcacattttttttttcagacaAGTTAGAAAATGTTTGCGGGTCATAGCATACGCTCGTCGCACCAACGTAGATACCATAGGACAATTTATCACTCATTTGAGCCCGTATTGGCAATAGATTGGGAATTAGCCATGAAATTTCGTGTCATCAAAGTATTTGGATCAAAAccttttgttgaaaatttttctAGTACATGAATTCTTGTTGCCAATTTAGGTTGAAATTGAAAGGCTGGGATTGTAATTGGGTATGGTTTTAAAGGGAATAGGAAAGAAGAGTGATGAATTGGGTGGATGTTAGATAGATGTACTGTGCCGACTGccgaaaattaaataaaaaaaaataaaattggccCTAGACAAGTGGACATGCAGGTGACGCACTAGCTAGGTTTGCACCGCTGATCCTGGCCCGACGACTCCCCTCCAGCTCCAGTCTGACTGGGCTCCACAGGTGCATTGCACATGCCCTATGCTAATGAGCTATTGCTCGACTTATTAGAAATGATTGGGGGAAATGCTAGGAATCAGGAGTAAGAACGTGAGTAGGAAACCATAGATaattcaaatgcaaactcCTGATCAAACTATGCTGCTACACTCTATAGATTTAGGTGAGCACTTTCACCACCTCTAATGCAATTATGTATAAACAAACAGCAATAACTATGCATTCATCAAGAAAAGATAAAACCCAAATTAAGGTCCAAAGCCAAAGCATCCAACACTCAATCTAAACTCCAATCCATCTAGCTACCTATCATTTGGAAAAATCGCTACTTTATATATCCAAAATTGCATTAGCGTTCATCTAACAGACAagacaaatcaaatcaaagtaGCCCTCTACCACTCTAATTATCTAAAACACCGGTCAACAATGTGCGAACGTTTGATCACATGAATCGCCAATGCCACATAGCGAAAGCAAATTCAAGACAAGTTATCCAACGATGCTGCTACAATGGAAATACGGAAAGTTCGATGCACACacaagaagaagataaatagAACAAGTATAAtgaagagaatgagaaaatcTTTTGATATGTGAAAAATCATGTTATTTGATGGGAGAAGATTCATacaaagtaagaaaaaaatggaacaaagaaagaaagaagagaaacagTAATAATGAAGGACTATTCCAAAGAAAACATTCAATTGAATCTTGAGTAAATCTGATAATGATAATCCATCCTATCCTCCTCCCATTCAAaagaagtaaaacagaaaccaaattaaaacttttgaTAAATTACCCCATTAGCCATGGATGCAGCTCGCCCGTTCCTAGCACAAGAGTCCCCAGAGTCGATCGATCGTAAGTTTTCAACAGCCCATTACAGCACAATTATACACAAAACTGCCAGACCTCTTCCTATCAAGCAAATGCCACTCTGGTGGACCTTCACTCGGAATCCACGAATTCACCTCGATGAATCCTTCACCAGCATTCCTCGGCCCCCCAATAACCATAAGCCGATCACCACACGCCCTAAATGCCAAACCCCACCCATACATTGAATCAGCGCGCTCAGGCAGTCGCCCTACCGTCACCCACatcttgttttctttatcATATTTCCGAACTTCCATATCCGCATAGTCCGCAGCGTATAACTGATTATTTACAACAGCGATCAATGGTGGCGCCTCGGATGTAACAGGTGGCTCGTTATCCCTTGCCGCACCTGTACGCACCGGGGACATGTTAGGTATTTCAGTCCAGGTTTGAGTAGCCAAGTCGTACTCCTCTCCGCATGTGAGAAGCGCGTTGTCCGCTCCTCCGATCCCTCCGACGACATAAAATTTCCCGTCGAGGAACACCCCGGAGCACATCTTCCTCGGTTTGTGCATGCTCGGGAGCGTTGTCCACGTCCCCGACTCGGAGTTGTAGAGCTCCGCGGATTTGAGGACGCTGCCGTTCAAGTCGCAGCCGCCGGCCAAGATGGCGATCTCCCCGAGGCTGGCAGACCCGAACAAGCAACGAGGCGCGTTCATTCTCATCCCTGTAGTCCATGTGTTGGTTAGCAAGCTGTAACGGTAAATCACGTGAGACATGAGATCCCTCCCGAAAACAAGAAGCTCAGTTCCAACAGCCAGAGATTCCTTATCTGCGAACACGAAACAATCGTTAGGATCCATCCTTG
This window contains:
- the LOC125205694 gene encoding F-box/kelch-repeat protein SKIP11-like isoform X2, which codes for MLENRACLVSRDYSRSCERNASWPFVSLRLEKAEIPQTKRPLSDINRGEEIEVGVVKFPKLSTDQMDSTSPIGGMVNAALAQSASEPRSRRHADKESLAVGTELLVFGRDLMSHVIYRYSLLTNTWTTGMRMNAPRCLFGSASLGEIAILAGGCDLNGSVLKSAELYNSESGTWTTLPSMHKPRKMCSGVFLDGKFYVVGGIGGADNALLTCGEEYDLATQTWTEIPNMSPVRTGAARDNEPPVTSEAPPLIAVVNNQLYAADYADMEVRKYDKENKMWVTVGRLPERADSMYGWGLAFRACGDRLMVIGGPRNAGEGFIEVNSWIPSEGPPEWHLLDRKRSGSFVYNCAVMGC
- the LOC125205694 gene encoding F-box/kelch-repeat protein SKIP11-like isoform X1 codes for the protein MLENRACLVSRDYSRSCERNASWPFVSLRLEKAEIPQTKRPLSDINRGEEIEVGVVKFPKLSTDQMDSTSPIGGMVNAALAQSASEPRSRRHAGDNSDTTSLIGAIGRDLSISCLIKCSRADYGKIASFNRSFRSLIRTGELYRLRRQNKVVEHWVYLSCQLLEWEAFDPNRCRWMRLPRMDPNDCFVFADKESLAVGTELLVFGRDLMSHVIYRYSLLTNTWTTGMRMNAPRCLFGSASLGEIAILAGGCDLNGSVLKSAELYNSESGTWTTLPSMHKPRKMCSGVFLDGKFYVVGGIGGADNALLTCGEEYDLATQTWTEIPNMSPVRTGAARDNEPPVTSEAPPLIAVVNNQLYAADYADMEVRKYDKENKMWVTVGRLPERADSMYGWGLAFRACGDRLMVIGGPRNAGEGFIEVNSWIPSEGPPEWHLLDRKRSGSFVYNCAVMGC